The following coding sequences are from one Macaca nemestrina isolate mMacNem1 chromosome 1, mMacNem.hap1, whole genome shotgun sequence window:
- the LOC105496697 gene encoding transcription factor HES-5 isoform X2: MAPSTVAVELLSPKEKNRLRKPVVEKMRRDRINSSIEQLKLLLEQEFARHQPNSKLEKADILEMAVSYLKHSKAFVAAAGPKSLHQDYSEGYSWCLQEAVQFLTLHAASDTQMKLLYHFQRPPAAPAAPAKEPKAPGAATPPALSAKATAAAAAARQPACGLWRPW; the protein is encoded by the exons ATGGCCCCCAGCACCGTGGCCGTGGAGCTGCTAAGCCCTAAAGAGAAAAACCGA CTGCGGAAGCCAGTGGTGGAGAAGATGCGTCGTGACCGCATCAACAGCAGCATCGAGCAGCTGAAGCTGCTGCTGGAGCAGGAGTTCGCGCGGCACCAGCCCAACTCCAAGCTGGAGAAGGCCGACATCCTGGAGATGGCTGTCAGCTACCTGAAGCACAGCAAAG CCTTCGTCGCCGCCGCCGGCCCCAAGAGCCTGCACCAGGACTACAGCGAGGGCTACTCGTGGTGCTTGCAGGAGGCCGTGCAGTTCCTGACGCTCCACGCCGCCAGCGACACGCAGATGAAGCTGCTGTACCACTTCCAGCGGCCCCCGGCCGCGCCCGCCGCGCCCGCCAAGGAGCCCAAGGCGCCGGGCGCCGCGACCCCACCCGCGCTCTCCGCCAaggccaccgccgccgccgccgccgcgcgccAGCCCGCCTGCGGCCTCTGGCGGCCCTGGTGA
- the LOC105496697 gene encoding transcription factor HES-5 isoform X1, which produces MAPSTVAVELLSPKEKNRLRKPVVEKMRRDRINSSIEQLKLLLEQEFARHQPNSKLEKADILEMAVSYLKHSKGERARTPRAPSSHRAPAPPRPAVRSPPPRLPAAFVAAAGPKSLHQDYSEGYSWCLQEAVQFLTLHAASDTQMKLLYHFQRPPAAPAAPAKEPKAPGAATPPALSAKATAAAAAARQPACGLWRPW; this is translated from the exons ATGGCCCCCAGCACCGTGGCCGTGGAGCTGCTAAGCCCTAAAGAGAAAAACCGA CTGCGGAAGCCAGTGGTGGAGAAGATGCGTCGTGACCGCATCAACAGCAGCATCGAGCAGCTGAAGCTGCTGCTGGAGCAGGAGTTCGCGCGGCACCAGCCCAACTCCAAGCTGGAGAAGGCCGACATCCTGGAGATGGCTGTCAGCTACCTGAAGCACAGCAAAGGTGAGCGCGCCCGGACCCCCCGGGCTCCGAGTTCCCACCGCGCCCCGGCTCCCCCGCGCCCCGCCGTCCGCTCACCGCCGCCGCGTCTCCCCGCAGCCTTCGTCGCCGCCGCCGGCCCCAAGAGCCTGCACCAGGACTACAGCGAGGGCTACTCGTGGTGCTTGCAGGAGGCCGTGCAGTTCCTGACGCTCCACGCCGCCAGCGACACGCAGATGAAGCTGCTGTACCACTTCCAGCGGCCCCCGGCCGCGCCCGCCGCGCCCGCCAAGGAGCCCAAGGCGCCGGGCGCCGCGACCCCACCCGCGCTCTCCGCCAaggccaccgccgccgccgccgccgcgcgccAGCCCGCCTGCGGCCTCTGGCGGCCCTGGTGA